The nucleotide sequence AGTAGCAGATCGCGTAGCTCATGCCCTTGTCCCGCAACACCGAGAGCTTCTCGATGATCTGCTCGGGCGTGCCACAGCCGGGCATCCCGCGGAACGCGCCGAGCGCACCCTGCGCCTTCTCCTTCCCGACCAGCGGCTCCAGCCGGGCGACGAGCTGCTGCAGCCGGTCCTCCACCTCGTCCTCGGTGCGGCCGATCGCGATGTTGTAGTTCGACGACCGGACGATCGCGTCGAAGTCGGTGCCGAGCTCGCGGCAGTGCCCGGCGAGGATCTCGGACTTGTGCGCGAACCCCTCGGGAGTGCCGTCGAAGTTGGTGTACTGCGCGTACTTCGCGGCGATCTTCAGCGTGACCTTCTCCCCGCCGCCGGCGATCCAGAGCGGGATGCCGCCGTCCTGCAGCGGCTTCGGTGCGACGATCGCGTCGTCGACCTGGTAGTGCTTCCCGTCCAGGCTGACCCGGCCCTCCCGCCACGCCTGCGCGAAGATCTGCACGCCCTCGTCGAGCATCCCGAGCCGGACGCCGGGGCGCGGGAACCCGTAGCCGTAGGCCCGCCACTCGTGCTCGTACCAGCCGCCGCCGATGCCCATCTCGACCCGGCCCTTGGAGATGACGTCGCAGGTGGCGGCGACCTTCGCCAGGTAGGCGGGGTTGCGGTAGGCCATGCAGGTGCACATCTGGCCGAGCCGCACCCGCTCGGTGCTGGCGGCGAACGCGGCCATCAGGCTCCACGCCTCGTGACAGGCCTCGTCGGTCGGCGCCGGAACGGTGTGGAAGTGGTCGTAGACCCACACCGACTCCCACACGTCGCCGCGGTCGGCGTACTCGGCGAGGCCACGCATGACGTCCCACTGGGCGTTGGTGTCGATACCGACGAGATCGAGTCGCCAGCCCTGGGGCACGAAGAGTCCGAAGCGCATGGGCCGAGCCTAGGACGCCCGCGCCCGTCCGGCGCGAGGAGTGCACTCTGCACAGTCGGGGCCGTCCGATTCCACACAGTGACCCGTGACCGGGCTCCGACCTGCACCTAGCGTTGCCGACCATCACCCGCACGAGGGCCGAGGGAGAACAGCCATGAGCGGTGGGGTCGGCACGGACGACTACGCACTGGCCAGGGTGCCTGCGCACGCCCGGTACTCCTGGTGGAGCGTCGCGGTGCAGCGCTTCGGGCAGGTGTCGGCGCTGAGCCAGTTCCTGCTCGGGTCGACGCTCGGCTTCGGGATGGGGTTCTGGGACGCCTTCATCGCCTTCACCCTCGGCGCGGTGATCCTGGAGATCGTCGCGATCGGCGTCGGGATCATCGGCTGCCGCGAGGGCCTGAACACCTCGGTGCTGGCCCGGTGGACCGGGTTCGGCCAGGGCGGGAGCGCACTGATCGGCGTCGCGATCGGGATCAGCCTGGTCGGCTGGTTCGGCATCCAGTCCGGGGTCTCCGCCGAGGGCCTGGTCACGCTGATCGGCGGGCTGCCGGCCTGGGCCTGGTCGCTGGTCTTCGGACTGGCGGTCACGATGATCGTGCTGTGGGGCTTCGGCTCCATGCAGTGGGTCGCCTACATCACGGTGCCCGCGTTCCTGGCGCTGGTCTGCTGGTCGATCGGGAGCGTGCTGCTGGGCCACGACCTCGGCGCGCTGACGGCGAGCCCGCCACCGGGTCCCGCGCTGTCGATGGTGGAAGCCACCACGCTCGTCGCGGGCGGGTTCATCGTCGGCGCGATCATCACCCCGGACATGACCCGGTTCAACCGCAGCTCCGCCGACGTCGTGAAGCAGACCGTCGTCGGCTTCACACTCGGCCAGTGGCTGATCGGCATGTCCGGTGTCCTGCTGGCGCACGCGATCCGCTCCGACGACATCATCATGATCGTCACGTCGTCGGTCGGCTGGATCGGAACGCTGATCATCATCCTGGGCACCCTGAAGATCAACGACTGGAACCTCTACTCGGCGGGTCTGGGCGTGGTGAACTTCGCGGGCACCGTGCTGGGGCGCACCGTCAACCGGCCGCTGGCCACGTTCCTGCTCGGCGTCGTCGGCTCGGCGCTGGCGGCGGGCGGCATACTCGGCCAGTTCACCGGGTTCCTGTCGCTGCTGGGCATCGCGTTCCCGCCGATCGCCGGGATCATGGTCGCCGAGTACTTCGTGGTGAAGCGCTGGCGCGGGGACCTGGAGCGTTCCCGGGAGCGCGGCGAGCTGCCGCCGACCTCGCCCACCTGGGTTCCGGCGACGCTGCTGATCTGGGTGGTCGCGGGCCTGGTCGGCGGCCTGGTGGAGATCGGCCTGCCCAGCATCAACTCGATCGTCGTCGCGTTCGTGCTCTACGTCGTCGCCGGCAAGGCGGGCCTGATCCGCGGGTTCGGCGAGTCCCGGACCGAGCTTCCGCAGCGCAGCACCGCACCCGTCCGTCCCTGAGCGGACTCACCCTGGAGGTCCCTTTTCCATGCGTATCGGCATCGACGTCGGCGGCACCAACACCGACGCCGTCCTGCTCGGCGACGACGCGAGCGGTTCCGGCCCGGGCCGGGTGCTGGCGGCCGTCAAGTCCTCGACCACCGACGACGTCACCTCCGGCATCGTCGGCGCGCTCGCCGGGCTGCAGCAGCGCCACCCGTTCACCCCGTCGGACGTGGAGGCGGTGATGATCGGGACCACGCACTTCGTGAATGCGCTCGTCGAGGCCCGGCGGCTGGCCCCGACCGCGGCGCTGCGGCTCGGCCTCCCGGCCACGGCGGCGCTGCCGCCGATGGTCGACTGGCCGCAGCGACTGATCGGCGCGATCTCCGGCCGGTCCTATCTCGCGCACGGCGGCCACGAGTTCGACGGCAGGCACATCTCGGCGCTCGACCCGGACGAGATCCGGCTGCACGCCGCCGACATGGCCGCGCACGGGGTCCGCTCGGTCGCGGTGTCGTCGGTGTTCTCCCCGGTCAACAGCGAGTTCGAGGTGCGCGCCGCGGAGATTCTCGCCGAGGAGCTCGGCCCGGACGTCCCGGTCTCGCTCTCGCACGAGATCGGCCGGGTCGGCCTGCTGGAGCGGGAGAACGCGACGATCATCAACGCCGCGTTGCGCGAGCTCGCGGCGCACATCGTCGACGCACTCGCCGGCGCCGTCTCCGGCGCCGGCATCGCCGCACCGCTCTACCTCAGCCAGAACGACGGCACTCTGATGGACGTCGGCTACACCCGCCGCTACCCGGTGGCCACCTTCGCCTCCGGGCCGACGAACTCGATGCGCGGTGCGGCCGTGCTGTCCGGGCTCGGCAGCTGCGCGGTCGTCGACGTCGGCGGGACCACCACCGACGTCGGCGTGCTCACCCACGGGTTCCCCCGGGAGGCCGCGGTGGAGGTGAGCGTCGCCGGGGTCCGCACCAACTTCCGGATGCCCGACGTGCTGAGCGTCGGGATCGGTGGCGGCTCGCTGGTCCGCTCGGACGGCGCGGTGACGGTCGGGCCGGACTCGGTCGGCTACCGGCTGACCGAGAAGGCACTGGTCTTCGGCGGGGACACACTGACCGCCACCGACATCGCGGTCGCGGCGGGCCGCGCCGAGATCGGCGACGGCTCCCTGGTCGCCGATCTCGCGCCGGATCTGGTGGCCGCCGCGCTGGACCGGATCGCGACCGACGTCGCCGACGTCGTGGACCGGATGCGGATCTCCGCCGATCCGCTCCCGGTCGTCGCGGTGGGCGGCGGATCGGTGCTGCTGCCCGACGGGTTCCCCGGGCTGGGCGCCGTACACCGGCCGGAGAACTTCGCGGTGGCGAACGCGATCGGCGCGGCGATCGCGCAGGTCGGCGGCGAGGTCGACCGGGTCTACGCGATCGCGCCCGGCCGCCGCGACGCCGTCGTCGACGAGGCCAGGCAGGAGGCGGTCGACCGTGCGGTGGCCTCCGGTGCCGATCCGGCGACCGTTGCACTCGTCGACTTCGACGAGGTCCCGATCCCCTACCTGCCCGGCAACGCCACCCGGATCCGCGCGAAGGCGGTCGGGGACCTGCGGCTGGAGCGGGCGAGCGCCCGATGAACGCGGCCTGGTTCCCGGAGTCGCCGGCTGCGAGCGTCATCGCGCCGCCGGTCCGGCCGGTCCTCGACGTCGAGGACATGCCCGATCTCGCCCGCGGCGCCGCGGTACTGGGCACCGGCGGCGGCGGGGACCCCTACCTGGGACGGCTGCTGGCCGAGCAGGCCCTGCGCGAGCACGGCCCGGTCCCGCTGGTCCGGCCCGAGGATCTTCCCGACGACGCCTGTGTGCTGCCGGTCGCGCAGATGGGCGCACCCACCGTGAGTGTGGAGAAGCTGCCCGCCTACGCCGAGATCGGGCGGGCCGTCACCACGCTGGCCGAGCACCTCGGGCGCACCCCGACGCACGTCGCCTGCATCGAGGCCGGCGGGATCAACTCGACGCTGCCGGTCGCCGGGGCCGCACTGCTCGGCCTCCCGCTGGTCGACGGGGACGGGATGGGCCGGGCGTTCCCGGAGCTGCAGATGGTGCTGCCCGGGATCGCCGGGGTGCCCGCCACCCCGATGTCGATCACCGACGAGCAGGGCAACACCGGCGTGCTGACCTGCCCCACCGCGAAGTGGGCGGAGGATCTGGCGCGGTCGATGACGATCACCATGGGCTGCACCGCGATCATCGCGAACTATCCGATGACCGGCGCGCAGGCCAGGGAGACGCTGATCGGCGGGACGCTCGGGCTCTGCGTCCGGATCGGGCGCGCGATCGCCGCGGCCAGGGCCGGGCTCGATGACCCGGTGGCCGCGGTCGCCACCGAGACCGGTGGGACGGTGCTGCACACCGGCAAGGTCGTCGACGTCGCCCGGCGCACCACCACCGGCTTCGCCCGCGGTGAGGCCCGGATCACCGGCGACGGCGGCGACTGCCTGCTCCGCTTCCAGAACGAGCACCTGCTGGCCGAGGTCGACGGCCGGATCGTCACCACCACCCCCGATCTGATCATGGTGCTGGACACCGCGACCGGTGAGCCGGTCACCACCGAGGCGCTGCGCTTCGGGCACCGGGTCAGTGTTCTCGGCGCCCCGGCGGACCCGCGCTGGCACACCCCGGCCGCGCTCGCCGTCGTCGGACCCCGCTACTTCGGCTACGACACCGACCCGGTGCGGGTCGGCGCACCAGGAGGAACCGCGTGAGCTGGACCCTGACCCCCGACGACCTGCCCGACCTGGCCCGCGGCGCGGCGCTGCTGGGCACCGGCGGTGGCGGCGATCCCTACATCGGCAGGCTGATGGTCGAACAGGCGATGCGTGAGCACGGTCCGGTGACGGTGCTCGACCCACACGATCCGGCCGACCTCGCCGACGAGGCGTTCGTCATCGCCACCGCGATGATGGGCGCCCCCACGGTCATGATCGAGAAGATCCCGCGCGGGGAGGAGCCGGTGCTCGCGCTGCGCCGGCTCGAAGCGCATCTGGGCCGCACCGCGGACGCGACCATCCCGATGGAGTGCGGTGGCATCAACTCGATGATCCCGCTGCTGGTCGCCGCCAGGACCGGGCTCCCGGTGATCGACGCCGACGGGATGGGCCGGGCGTTCCCCGAGTTGCAGATGGAGACGTTCGGCGTCTACGGGGTCGCCGGGTCCCCGATGGTCGTCGCGGGCGACCACGGGGAGTCGGTGCTGATCGACACCGGCGCCGACAACCATCGGATGGAGTACCTGGCCCGCGGCACGGCGATCCGAATGGGCGGCTCCGCGCTGATCGCCGAGTACCCGATGTCCGGGCACGACGTGCGGCGCACCGCGATCCCGCACACCCTCACCCTGGCGCTGCGGCTCGGCCGGGCGATCAGGGAGGCCCGCGAGCGGCTGCACGACCCGGTCAGCGCGATCGCCGAGACCCTCGCCCCGACCCTCTACCGGCACCTGCGGGTGCTGTTCGCCGGGAAGGTCACCGACGTCGAGCGGCGCACCGTCGACGGGTTCGCCCGCGGCAGCGCCCGGTTCGCGGCCTTCGACGGCGGCGCCGAGCTGCACACCGTGTTCCAGAACGAGACCCTGGTCGCGACCGTCGACGGAGAGACGGTCGCCGTCGTCCCCGACCTGATCTGCGTGCTGGAGGCCGAGTCCGGCGAGCCGATCACCACCGAGGCGCTGCGCTACGGCCAACGGGTGGTCGTCGTCGGGATCTCCACCCCGGACATGATGCGCACCCCGGAGGCACTCGCGGTGTTCGGCCCGGCCTGTTTCGGGCTGGACGTGCCGTTCGTGCCGGTCGAGCGGGACCGCGCGACCGATCGGGTCTGACCGCACCACCGGTGCGCCGCCGCCCGCACTGGCAGGATCGGCGACCGTGGAGCTGACCGCTGCGGACGTCGACCCGTTGGTCGCCGGGCTGACGCTGCTCGGCTCCGGCGGCGGCGGGGACGCCGGGGTCTACACGCACGTGCTGCGCTCGGCGCTGCGCGACCGCTCGGTGCGGCTGCACTCCCCCGCCGAGCTCGGCGACGCCCCGGTGACCCCGGTCGGGATGCTGGGCGGCACCCGGGTGCTGAACGAGAAGCTGCCCTCGGGCCGCGAGCTGGCTGACGCGGTCCGTGCCCTGGTCCGCTGGACCGGGGTGCAGCCCGCAGCGGTGATGCCGCTGGAGGCCGCCGGGCTGAACGGTGTGCTGCCGATCCCGCTGGCCTGCGAGCTGGGGCTGCCACTGGTCGACGCCGATCTCATGGGCCGGGCGCTGCCCCGGGTCGACCAGCTCACCCGGATCGTCTCGGGCGGCTCGGTGACGCCGATGGCGCTGGTGGAGCCGGTCGGCCGGACCGTCGTCGTGGACGGCGGCGACCCGGTCGGCACCGAGCTGACGGTCCGGTCGTTCGTGGCGCAGGCTGGCGGCTGGGCGGGCACCGCGATGGCCGCCGCACCGGCATCGGACGCCCTGCACGACGCCTGCCTGGGCACGCTGGGCCGCGCGCTGCGCCTGGGCCGCGCGCACGCCGGGCTCGGCGACACGCCGGCCCCCGAGCGGGTCGCCGCCGCTCTGGAGGGCTTCCCGGCCGGTGCCGGACGCGTCGTCGACGTCCGGCGGGCGCCGGGTGCCCGGTTCGGGCGGGCCACCGTGACCGTCGACGGCGGCGGCACCGGCGTGCTGCGGGTGGAGGCCGAGAACGAGTACCTGCTGGTGCTCACCGACGGTGAGCCGGTGGCCGCGTCACCGGAGCTGATCGTGCTGCTGCACCGGCGCTCAGCCGCCCCGATCGCCACCGACGCCGTCCGCACCGGCGACGACGTACTCGTCCTGGTACTGCCGGCTCCGCCCTGGTGGGCGGCCAGGGCGGACGCCCACCGGCACGTCGGCCCGGAGGCGTTCGGGCTGGGGCGACCCGTTGCACCGGAGGCGATCCGGTGAACGGTCTCGAGCTGGCCGGCCTGCTCGCCCACCCGGACTGGGCTGCGGTGCTGCCACTGGCCGGCGGTGCCCCCGGTGCGGCCCGCATCGAGAGCGTCGTGACGACGGCGGACGTGCACGGCGACCCGGCGGCGGCAGGCGGTGCGCTGCTCGCCGTCGTGGTGTCCGCGCCCCGCGACGACTGGCATCTCGACGTGCTGCTCCGGCGCGCGGTCGCGGCCGGCGTGGCCGCGGTGCTGCTCGCCGGAGCCGAGCCGCTGCAGCCCGCGACCCGGCTGCTCGCCGAACGGATCGGGTTGCCGGTGTTCGGCGCCGACGATGCGCTGGCCGCCGCGCTGGCCGCGGCCCGGCTGCTGCACGAGAGCGATCGGGTGATCGCTGCGCTGGTGACCCGCACCGCTGCGGCCTGCGCGACCGCCTCCGGTGGGGTGGATGCGCTGGTCGCCGAGCTGGCCAGGACCTGGCGGCATCCGGTGTGGCTGCTCGACCCGGCAGGCTCGGTCGTCGCCGGGACGGGCGAGCCGCCGGAGGAGCCGGCGCTGCTCGAGGTGCCGCTCGGCCCGGAGCCGCCGGGCGGCAGGCTCGCCGCTGCGGTGCCGGTGGGTGTGCCCGCCGAGACGGCGGCGGTGCGGGCCGCGCTGGGTGTCGCCGCCGGGACGGTCCGGCAGCGGATGGCCGAGCAGCGGCTGACCGTCGAGCGCGACGCCCGGCTGCGCACCGCGCTGCTCTCGGAGATCCTGCAGGCCGGTGATCCGGTACCGGCCGCGTTGCGCCGCAGGGCCCTGGACGCCGGGTGGTCGCTGGACGGATGGCACATCGGTATCCGGATGGACGTGCCGCCGTCGGTCGACGCCGTCGCGGCCCGGGAGCGGGTGCTGCG is from Pseudonocardia autotrophica and encodes:
- a CDS encoding DUF917 domain-containing protein; amino-acid sequence: MELTAADVDPLVAGLTLLGSGGGGDAGVYTHVLRSALRDRSVRLHSPAELGDAPVTPVGMLGGTRVLNEKLPSGRELADAVRALVRWTGVQPAAVMPLEAAGLNGVLPIPLACELGLPLVDADLMGRALPRVDQLTRIVSGGSVTPMALVEPVGRTVVVDGGDPVGTELTVRSFVAQAGGWAGTAMAAAPASDALHDACLGTLGRALRLGRAHAGLGDTPAPERVAAALEGFPAGAGRVVDVRRAPGARFGRATVTVDGGGTGVLRVEAENEYLLVLTDGEPVAASPELIVLLHRRSAAPIATDAVRTGDDVLVLVLPAPPWWAARADAHRHVGPEAFGLGRPVAPEAIR
- a CDS encoding PucR family transcriptional regulator, coding for MNGLELAGLLAHPDWAAVLPLAGGAPGAARIESVVTTADVHGDPAAAGGALLAVVVSAPRDDWHLDVLLRRAVAAGVAAVLLAGAEPLQPATRLLAERIGLPVFGADDALAAALAAARLLHESDRVIAALVTRTAAACATASGGVDALVAELARTWRHPVWLLDPAGSVVAGTGEPPEEPALLEVPLGPEPPGGRLAAAVPVGVPAETAAVRAALGVAAGTVRQRMAEQRLTVERDARLRTALLSEILQAGDPVPAALRRRALDAGWSLDGWHIGIRMDVPPSVDAVAARERVLRAMESARLRAVVVELGSGWSAWTTFAHEPGATELQQHATAARRAQWLLRTSLPTSTGVGRVHRDAAGLARSLGEAGDAARLAAERSASGRFVHVDRLGLGALLLAWTRTDTFLPAARSMLEPLQGRPGDLIRTLTTFLDAESSLTETAAVLGVHRNTVATRVDRIRDLLGIDLGDPDERLAVHLACRSVSFHS
- a CDS encoding LLM class F420-dependent oxidoreductase, translating into MRFGLFVPQGWRLDLVGIDTNAQWDVMRGLAEYADRGDVWESVWVYDHFHTVPAPTDEACHEAWSLMAAFAASTERVRLGQMCTCMAYRNPAYLAKVAATCDVISKGRVEMGIGGGWYEHEWRAYGYGFPRPGVRLGMLDEGVQIFAQAWREGRVSLDGKHYQVDDAIVAPKPLQDGGIPLWIAGGGEKVTLKIAAKYAQYTNFDGTPEGFAHKSEILAGHCRELGTDFDAIVRSSNYNIAIGRTEDEVEDRLQQLVARLEPLVGKEKAQGALGAFRGMPGCGTPEQIIEKLSVLRDKGMSYAICYFPEAAYDRSGIELFEREVVPALRG
- a CDS encoding purine-cytosine permease family protein encodes the protein MSGGVGTDDYALARVPAHARYSWWSVAVQRFGQVSALSQFLLGSTLGFGMGFWDAFIAFTLGAVILEIVAIGVGIIGCREGLNTSVLARWTGFGQGGSALIGVAIGISLVGWFGIQSGVSAEGLVTLIGGLPAWAWSLVFGLAVTMIVLWGFGSMQWVAYITVPAFLALVCWSIGSVLLGHDLGALTASPPPGPALSMVEATTLVAGGFIVGAIITPDMTRFNRSSADVVKQTVVGFTLGQWLIGMSGVLLAHAIRSDDIIMIVTSSVGWIGTLIIILGTLKINDWNLYSAGLGVVNFAGTVLGRTVNRPLATFLLGVVGSALAAGGILGQFTGFLSLLGIAFPPIAGIMVAEYFVVKRWRGDLERSRERGELPPTSPTWVPATLLIWVVAGLVGGLVEIGLPSINSIVVAFVLYVVAGKAGLIRGFGESRTELPQRSTAPVRP
- a CDS encoding DUF917 domain-containing protein; translation: MSWTLTPDDLPDLARGAALLGTGGGGDPYIGRLMVEQAMREHGPVTVLDPHDPADLADEAFVIATAMMGAPTVMIEKIPRGEEPVLALRRLEAHLGRTADATIPMECGGINSMIPLLVAARTGLPVIDADGMGRAFPELQMETFGVYGVAGSPMVVAGDHGESVLIDTGADNHRMEYLARGTAIRMGGSALIAEYPMSGHDVRRTAIPHTLTLALRLGRAIREARERLHDPVSAIAETLAPTLYRHLRVLFAGKVTDVERRTVDGFARGSARFAAFDGGAELHTVFQNETLVATVDGETVAVVPDLICVLEAESGEPITTEALRYGQRVVVVGISTPDMMRTPEALAVFGPACFGLDVPFVPVERDRATDRV
- a CDS encoding hydantoinase/oxoprolinase N-terminal domain-containing protein produces the protein MRIGIDVGGTNTDAVLLGDDASGSGPGRVLAAVKSSTTDDVTSGIVGALAGLQQRHPFTPSDVEAVMIGTTHFVNALVEARRLAPTAALRLGLPATAALPPMVDWPQRLIGAISGRSYLAHGGHEFDGRHISALDPDEIRLHAADMAAHGVRSVAVSSVFSPVNSEFEVRAAEILAEELGPDVPVSLSHEIGRVGLLERENATIINAALRELAAHIVDALAGAVSGAGIAAPLYLSQNDGTLMDVGYTRRYPVATFASGPTNSMRGAAVLSGLGSCAVVDVGGTTTDVGVLTHGFPREAAVEVSVAGVRTNFRMPDVLSVGIGGGSLVRSDGAVTVGPDSVGYRLTEKALVFGGDTLTATDIAVAAGRAEIGDGSLVADLAPDLVAAALDRIATDVADVVDRMRISADPLPVVAVGGGSVLLPDGFPGLGAVHRPENFAVANAIGAAIAQVGGEVDRVYAIAPGRRDAVVDEARQEAVDRAVASGADPATVALVDFDEVPIPYLPGNATRIRAKAVGDLRLERASAR
- a CDS encoding DUF917 domain-containing protein, which encodes MNAAWFPESPAASVIAPPVRPVLDVEDMPDLARGAAVLGTGGGGDPYLGRLLAEQALREHGPVPLVRPEDLPDDACVLPVAQMGAPTVSVEKLPAYAEIGRAVTTLAEHLGRTPTHVACIEAGGINSTLPVAGAALLGLPLVDGDGMGRAFPELQMVLPGIAGVPATPMSITDEQGNTGVLTCPTAKWAEDLARSMTITMGCTAIIANYPMTGAQARETLIGGTLGLCVRIGRAIAAARAGLDDPVAAVATETGGTVLHTGKVVDVARRTTTGFARGEARITGDGGDCLLRFQNEHLLAEVDGRIVTTTPDLIMVLDTATGEPVTTEALRFGHRVSVLGAPADPRWHTPAALAVVGPRYFGYDTDPVRVGAPGGTA